One Aegilops tauschii subsp. strangulata cultivar AL8/78 chromosome 2, Aet v6.0, whole genome shotgun sequence genomic window, GAACCTCAAAACCAAAAGCGCAGCCATTCGATACGATGGTTAATAACAAAAGTGATATAATATGAGAAAGTTATTGGAGCAGAAACATAATAAAGAAGAAGCAACTAAGCATGTTAATAGACATGACCAAATGGAACACCCTCAAGGTGATGGACAATTGTTGATCTAGTGAACCATAACGTATACGTGCCTTCCACTGCCTCACATAGATCCTGGCACGCTTGTATAAATTTCTCTCATTCAAAGTGTCCACAAACATGTCTATGACCTCATTAGGCACCGTCCCGTTGGCATGATTTCCCTATAGAAGAGCACACATGCAGAATATGTTAAACAACCAGCAAGAAGCATATAACCCTAGAGAGCAATGTCAAAAGATACAGTCATCAGCATTAAAAAGCTACAATTTAGCCTATTTAGATTATACACAACCAAGAGAAGCTCTTGGATCTCCTAAGGAGACAACGTATAGAAGAGTCAGCCACCCCTAGTGTAAACAGTGTATGCTTTGttaaaaggaaaacagaaaacaaaataaCCACTCACCTTTCGTCGGTCATGACCATATGTATACTCTTGACAGGGCCATCATCGAAGCCACCCCGCTGGTACCATAGCCTGGAGATTCGCAGGTAAATGTGCTGGTTCCACACGGCCGAGAATATGCCAGATAAGTCGACAAAATTGTACAGAAGCAGAGGGGGTTGGATAATCTATGGCACATATGAAAGAAAAAAcagttttggcacaagttttaggtaagaatgatactTAGACAGTAAATAAAAAAACAACTGATTAGAATTATTTCTCAGTTTAGATAGAAAAGAAAGAACCAATGATTGTTTACATATAGCAGAATAAATGCTAGGTGAGTAATTCATTGATGCCAAAATAACATAATTAGATACATATCCATAATTAGTAAAAACCATGGAAAGAAATCATATATAGTATAAGCTGGAAGACATAGTACATCAAATCTGAAGGATAAGCACTCTAGATAACAGCCATTGATTTGATAATCAGCAACATCAATATAAATGAGAACAATCTTTAACCGTAGTATCCTATACAGCACCCGGAAAACACAATTAGCTTACTCTACCTATATAACTTTCTTGGAGAGGTCGAACGAGAGCGAGACGAAGGGTACCTGACCAATGGGGACGAGATCGCTCCTCTGGTGTGCTCCCTCTCCGGTCAAACCACAAGACAACCCTCCGCCACGGCACCGACCGAACTGCAAATTATCCAGAAACCtcatgcaaaaaaaaaaaccGCGGTACTGGAGGGGCAGGCTGGAGGGGCGGTGGATCAAATCATAAATCAGAGACCAGTATCAACGATGCCATTGCTCCAAATAGGAGTCTAGTTACACGCTACTAACTATAGTTCCCCATATAATAAATAGTCAAATTTCTTTTGAAGACGTAGACCTCAAAATACACACATTGAGTACTCATGTGCTGGGTAGTGACAGCGACTCGTTTCATGTGCAATAAAAATTCAGAGGTGTTCTCCAAATAAATGAAAATAGCAGCTTtctaagaaagaaagaaaaatgtgCATACACAAAGGCACAAACTATATGCACTGAATACTCAAGTTACATGTCAGGCACTCGAGTTACATGTCAGCTATAGTGCTTGTTTCATGCAATGAACTGACTGAAGGGAAACCAGCTGAACACAAGACAGATAAACACACGTGAAAATAGCATAAGAATGCATGAGCAGACTCTGTTCTACCGGATATGCATATTAGCCATGTAAAGCCCGATAAAAGAAATGTTGATCTGACTAATAAGACCACCACATCTAGAATAAAAACAGTAAAGAATCCCAAGGCCAAAGCACACCCTGAACATTAACTTGCAGATTGTTGGCAGCAAAAAAGTAGAACTACCAAAATCAACCCAATAACTAATTAGGCCAAACACTGTAGGAGGCAAACATATTTATAGCTAACAATAGTTTGCATTCATAGGGACAGCCGATCTCTAACTTAGTACCCAATATTGTACAACCATGCATCTCATCTCAAAGACCATTCAGGTTTATTCATGTCATGCTTGAAATATATATCTGTTACTACATGGACAAAACATTGGTATGAGAGAGAAGAAATCTTTACATAAGACAGAGAAGAAATCCTAACCAGACTAAATCAAGGACCAACAACAAACAATAAAAGATCAAGAACAACTTATGCAATAAAGTTATAAGAGAGAATAAATCTTTACATAAGACGGCTATAAACACTGGAGCATAAGTAAGCAACGCCTTTAAACACAAATAAAAAGGGTTTGATGTTCATTGCATAGTGGGCTCAGATTCGCCTTTCCTCGATCATATAACCTACCCCCATCATCTCTTATCACCAGATCAATCTGTTTATACAATGGAGCTGCCCTGGTTATCAATCAACAAGAATGACCATCCAAGGACAGATCAATAGGTATCACAGGATCAAAAAGGATTCCAGAGACAACAGGGAGGACCCAACTTGATACCCCACAGGTGCCTCGATTGCTCAAAGGCAAACTTATTTCAGCCACAGTTAATCATCATCGCCCTAGCACGAACGCCACCGCCACAGACAAAGCGAAATGATGAGAATACCCTCGGGGGGCACCCAAATAACGCGCGTTGGCACGGCCGGGCGGGACACCGCTCACAGGGGAAAATATCCGACGGTTGGAGACGATCGGGTAAATATCTGACGGCCCACAGCGACCGAGCCCGAGATCCAACGGCCAGAACAGCATCAAGGAAACGATCGGACGGCCAGAATGCTCTAATCGCTGAGAACGCTCAGGTTTCGATCCGTCTCATGTTTCTGGATACAGTAGCCAAAGCAGAGGAGCAGGAGGAAGATGGAGTTCACCGAGGGAGGTTGTAGCCGAGGCAATACTCAGTGCGCGCCGGGGTTGCGCCTGAACGCCGTCCAACCGGCGAGGAACCGCGTCGGAGTTGCGCCTTGCACCGTCCCGCCGACGAGCACAAACGCATCAAACAACCTGTGTAAGAAAGGCATCGTTGTTTATCAGAAACAATTATTTAGGAGGGAGATGACTCGCCGATCGCTGCATTCCCCACCTGAGGAGAAATATAAAGCCATCCTACTAAGTGTGGTTAACTTACACTTACATACACATATGGTTCTATATGAATTCTAGCTAGTCATACTGATCCACCTAGAAAAATGGAATGCATAAACCAAATAGAGGTCAATCCAAAGGAGCAGCAGCTGCAGACCCAGCCAATCCAAAACAGCAACAGGTGCAGACCCAACCAATCCAAAGGAGCAGCAGCTGCAGACCCAACAATTTCAATTTACTTGTTAAATTCTACCTATTGGTCAAACACTCCTACACATGATACTTAGAATCAGGCCGCAGCTTAAAAAACCTACACGGGCACTTCACATGTTGAAAACTAACGAAATTGAGCACGGAGACAACTTAACTAAGCAGGTTCAAGGACAGTAGAATTCATGGCACATTTGTAACTTACCAACATGTAGTTTTCTATCATGCAACTGTCCCAAATAAATGTTTCCATGAACAACATAATTACATAAAGATGCAAAAATAAATAGGAATGGAGGATAGACCTCACTCCCCACTAAGCTGCCAAGGTATGCCAGACCCTTGATAACTGAAGATGCATTAGTATAATCTGTAATCAATAGGAACAAACATACATGTTGAATCACATGAAGCATGAACAGAACGCATTGGAGAAGAACAAACACCTTATGAACCCAGACTGACAAACTGGACAGTGAATCCACGGCATATCATTTGGCTGGTCGTGTAGTTAGATCGGGGAGAGCATTGGCCGTGACCCTCCTGTTGAGTGCCAAAGAGGAGGATTGATGGGCAGTTAGTGAGGAGAGATCGGCAGCGGCAAGTTAGGCACATACACATAGGTAGACAGGCTGCAGGCACATACCAAGATGAGAAGCGGCAAGGCGCACATACAGGTCCCGGCTGAAGTTGGGGAACACGCGGAGGACCTCGAGTGTGCTGGTCCATGGCACGCCACTGAGCTTGGCGCTGGCGTACGCCGTGCACGAGCAGCCACCCAGGCACCTCTGCGCGCAGTCCGCGAGGATGGCACGAAAGTCCACCACGGCGGCCGTCATGTCGGGGACCTTGCCGCGCGTAATTAGCACGAAGGTGTTGGTGCCGTTGCGGCAGTCGAGCCGCGTGGCGCCGACGCACCTGACGCCGTTGACCCGCGGCGCCTCTCTACTCTCCTCCGCCTGCGGCGCCGGCGGACTGCGGCCGCATCTGGGTCGGACGGCGACAGAGAGGATATGGATGCGGCCAGCCGGGGGAAGGAAGGAGACGACAGAGGCGCGTGGACGCGGACGGCGCCGTCGGCGCCAACACCGCCCGATGCGGCTAGCTCTCGGCGTCGCTCGGTGCCGGGCCAAGCTGCTGGTGGGGGCGGACATGGCCGGTGGCGAAGGTGCAGAGGAGGGTGGCGGGTCGGGTCGGAGAGAGGGAGGGCAAAGCAGCGATGGCGGGCTCGGGCCTAGGGTTTGGAAGGAGAGAGAGAGGTGAGGCGGGAGGAAGAGGAAGGGGGCGGCGCGAGTGCGGCTGTGCGGGAGGAGCGACGGCGGCTAGGTTTCCTCTCCAGCGGCCCCCTTTTATACCACATGACGCGAAATGACAAAAATGACCTTGTGGGGGCGCTGGAATTACGCGCGGTGGCACGAAACGGGAGTAACTGTTCATTGTAGCAGTAGCTCCGGGTCGATCCGACGGTTCAAAACGCATCAAGTAAACGATCCGACGGCCGAGAGTCGCTAAGCTCTGAGAACGCTCATGTTCTCCCAACTAACATACTAGTCTGATAAAAATACCACCAACTCCGTGGCAAGTGAGTATCAAATTGCACTTAACGAGCTGTGAGCCGAGACTAACAGGAAAGCTAACgggctggccccacatgtcaggcTGACTTGGCATGTTTACGTGGACTATACGCTGAGGTGGAAGTTAGCCCCACCAGTCAGCCTCTCATCTTTTTTCCCTTTTACTTCTTCTTTTTCTTACGTAGTCAACGCCAGGCCGCCGGCTCTGGTCTGCGATGCGCCGGACCTGTCACACCTTCGATTTCGCCTGCGCGGCCGCCCTGCCCCTTGCAGCTATCTCCGACGCCGCATCCTTTCAACGCCCCCGGTCTAGCtttccccgcgccgccgcgctgCCGCCTCACACTCGCCGGCGGGCCCCGCGCCCACAACGCCGCTGCAGCCTCGCGCTCGCCAACGAGCCCCGGGCCCGCACTGCCGCTGCCGCCTCGCACTCGCCGGCGAGCCCCGTGCCTACGCCTGCAACGTCGGAGCACGCGGGCGAGCACATGAGGACGCGCGCGTGGCGCTCTGGGCTTGCGGAAGCACGGCCGAGGTGCAACACGTGCACGCGGCACACGAGGGCTCACCAGGTGGCCGACAACGAGAGCGGATAAGGTCAGGGGCAATTCGTCGTGGCCGATGACGGCGGCTGGAGGAGGCTTGATGAGGCAGGGAAGGGAGGCAGTGGAGCGTCCCTCCCGTCGTGTCCATCGACGGCGAAGGCGACTGGGGGGAGTAAGGCCGGGCGTGGAGGGTCGACGGCGTCAGTGGTGGCTGTAGGGGGCGGCGCGGGTTGTGGCGCGACCGTGCAGGGGAAGCCGGGCCGAGGCCGGGGCTCGGAGGGCCGGCGCCGTCGAGCTCCACATCTTGTGCGTGGATGGAGGCGAGGCGTGGATGGCGCCGTCGAGCGGTTGGCCGGCGCCGACGAGGCCCGCGGAGATGGTGCATGGCGCGGTGGCGGCGGTCGGCATTGCGCTGCCGGATCCGAGGGAGTAGGTGATGTGCGTGCACACGGAaagtgttcgacgaaatgccagggagACTAGTGAGAGAGAGAGCGTGAGAGACTAGTTAACCGTCCATGTGTTTATTTTTTGCCAAGTAAGCCTGACATGTTGGGCCAGCCAGTCAGTTTTCCTGTTAGTCGTGACTCATAGCTCGTTTAGTGCAATCTATTACTCACTTGCCGCAGAGTTgatggtgttttgttattttcaGCAAAAGTGATGGTTTTGGAGTACAAATGTGATGGCTTTCAGCAATTTATTCACATTTAGCAGATGCCTAATAAGATTCCTACAGTTATGGAAAATAATAGCGCATGCACACTCATAATCCCATAGAATCCGGGCAGTTATTGCATGTGCCCTTTCTCTCGTTCCTCTCCCTAGCACGATCCGCATGCGTGAATAGCAAAATCAGGTCCTTCTTTCCCGAGCATGCATTGTTGTCTCTGTTGTGCCACTGATCGCTCCAATCAAGGATAAATTTATTCCTGTCAATAGCTTGCATGTTTCATTAATTCTCTAATATTCCAGCCCTCTAAATATATGGACGCGACTGCATCGGAGTCTAGCGATAGACATTTTTTTTCTAATTATTTGTTGCATGCGGTCTAGAGTGGAACGATGCCTGTCTCATGAGTGGGTGCATGGATGAGGAATTGCTGATGTGGTAGGCTGATGACGTGGACAGTGTGCATGCTAAGAGAATTGTTAAAAGTGGGGATCAACTTCTTAAGAATGTTAGATtcgaactaaccggacgaaaatCCTTCAAACACGACCGGATTTCATATAAATATGTCAGACTTCATTACATTTTGGACATACTTCAACGTTCAACTAGAAACGGTGCTCGTCTGgctctggaggtataattaattaacctaacTATGATCGCCGGCGTTCGTTCCCCGTGTCCGGCCGTGAGCCCCGAGAACTGAAACTTCGCCTTCTCCAGTTCCACCTCACCGCTCTCCAACTCTGCCTCCGTAACCTCCACCTCCGGAGCCCCGAGAACTGAAGCTGTCCACCTCGACATCGCTGCCAAGCAACTAATCGGCCGTCGATGCTCAGCCCACCAAGTTTGGCGTCGACGGgagaggaggagcggtggccttcctgggacccgAGTGGCGGCGACCTGCCGtgcactactcttcctcgctgccgtcgGCGCCCGCGAACGTGCTGTCTTCGTGGTTGTCCTGGCGGGGCACGGCCTCCTGGAGCCGGCGATGTCGTCCTCGTCGTCGGTCTCACCGAACATCGAGTCCGCCTCCCTCGTTGCAGTCCTTGTAGGCGGCCGCCACCTCCGCCAGTGGGCGAAGCGGTAGGACTCTAGGAACACCTCTTGCCCCGCCACGTCAGCGGCCGGCGCGATCGCCCTGCCGGCGGCCAGCTGC contains:
- the LOC109766459 gene encoding receptor-like serine/threonine-protein kinase SD1-7, with the protein product MSAPTSSLARHRATPRASRIGRCWRRRRRPRPRASVVSFLPPAGRIHILSVAVRPRCGRSPPAPQAEESREAPRVNGVRCVGATRLDCRNGTNTFVLITRGKVPDMTAAVVDFRAILADCAQRCLGGCSCTAYASAKLSGVPWTSTLEVLRVFPNFSRDLYVRLAASHLGGSRPMLSPI